In a genomic window of Carassius gibelio isolate Cgi1373 ecotype wild population from Czech Republic chromosome A3, carGib1.2-hapl.c, whole genome shotgun sequence:
- the LOC127942351 gene encoding alpha-2-macroglobulin — protein MVVMDFRKGLVLVLLFFAVDARRMRVIPAVQRPRTEPPSEVVEQKSGPLFIVMFPGVIESGSEAKLCASLLKPQEKLTMTISLLDEKNVVTQLVQQSSRIAFHRCFSFQAPKVDGESVQKLQVEVNGGGFKVKEESKVMFKSYQPLTFIQTDKPIYNPGQTVNFRVVTMDTKFVPLDQMYSLVVVEDNSKNRIGQWTNVTSGWILGLSHQLNPEAQVGMYTLKAFIGERMTSQVFEVKKYVLPKFDVTINAPPMYSIADVGLTVEACAKYTYGQPVPGQALVQVCRDPYVVSKLTRQCLNKTTKMDDTGCASLTISTSEFFKPKSEHLQDLFSVIVNVTEEGTDVVISKATTVAITFEVGKVKFLDLPDYYEPGEVISGKISVCHFNGTPIANKAVYLLDGNSWPKKLLLNLTTNQKGVAKFSLNTVKLAKAALNLVASATPAIVYSFKSAYFATDTRAVQLLQLGSSSNPTISELSIVKLEQPLKCDAVVPITVKYAFVGESGGYSVDIIYMVLSRGVIVLHGFKKITSRASDTVTSGTVSFQLSVSVDMAPVVQILAFCVLPSENVVAASAAFDTEMCFQNQVSLQFSPPTAVPGEENSLTVSAQAGSLCGLSAVDQSVRIMEPGRRLSPKMVFDLLPMQSVYPYSVEDEPECIGFQPRIRFRPSQSIVISQAYTTFKSVGIKITTNIAALALRCQEYQYGFPEAIGRFYGVAQGRAFAPAQAPAPAAIPLQAETAGAQRSFEVTVRTYFPETWIWQLAQVDETGSTRVPLKVPDTITTWETEAFCVSSKGFGLAPPVQLTVFQPFFLELSLPYSIIRGESFELKATVFNYLSKCIMVKVTPASSLAFTLKPLNEPYSSCLCANGRKTFKWVFTASVLGPVNVTVSASAEQSQTLCGSEVVTVPTRGRIDEVTQSLLILPEGVERTNSQSWLLCPKGNTLSEDVLLTFPADVVQGSARCSVSVLGDIMGRALKNLDQLLKLPYGCGEQNMIVLAPNIYILLYLETTGQLTEAIRQTATGYLHSGYQGQLNYRHSDGSYSTFGNDESNTWLTTFVLRSFGLARQFIFIDPHVLQSAKDWLIGKQGSDGCFIQQGTLYHNEMKGGVGDRVTMTAYITASLLELSVPITDPVITNARSCLRPVVGNLGNTYATALLAYTFSLAGETSTRAQLLTALNNVAISEGNKLHWSQTSSGDTLAVEISSYVLLAVLSVQPLTTTDLGYANRIVNWLVAQQNPYGGFSSTQDTVVALHALSLFAAEVFSLEGSSTVTVQPSVAGEVYKFDVNQDNRLLYQEKPLKNIPGRYSVEVKGSNCVSVQVACFYNIPTPILVARTLSVEVKVTGDCQGANIMVNITVKYNGPKASTNMVIVDIKLLSGFTADTTLLGPLPDLFDPIVERVDSGEDHVLVYLKEISKGVPMTYSLLLKPILVVKNLKPAVIRVYDYYQPSDSFETTYMSPCP, from the exons GTTATTCATAGTGATGTTTCCTGGAGTGATTGAGTCTGGTTCTGAAGCCAAATTGTGTGCAAGTCTTCTGAAACCCCAAGAGAAACTCACAATGACCATTTCTCTGCTGGATGAGAAAAATGTGGTAACTCAACTTGTGCAGCAGAGCTCTCGGATAGCATTTCACCGATGCTTTAGTTTCCAG GCTCCTAAAGTAGATGGAGAATCTGTGCAGAAGCTTCAGGTGGAAGTTAATGGGGGTGGCTTCAAAGTGAAGGAAGAGAGCAAAGTCATGTTCAAAAGTTACCAGCCTTTGACTTTCATTCAAACAGACAAACCCATCTACAATCCAGGACAGACGG TTAACTTCAGAGTTGTCACAATGGATACCAAATTTGTGCCTCTTGATCAAATG TATAGTTTGGTGGTAGTAGAG GACAACTCTAAAAACCGGATTGGGCAGTGGACAAATGTTACCTCAGGGTGGATATTGGGGCTTTCTCACCAGTTAAACCCAGAAGCTCAGGTTGGGATGTACACACTGAAAGCTTTTATTGGTGAGAGAATGACCTCACAGGTTTTTGAGGTGAAAAAATATG TCTTGCCCAAGTTTGATGTGACCATAAATGCACCACCGATGTACAGCATTGCAGATGTGGGACTGACCGTTGAGGCTTGTGCCAA ATACACGTATGGGCAGCCTGTACCTGGTCAAGCGTTGGTGCAAGTGTGTCGTGATCCATATGTTGTGTCTAAGTTGACCCGTCAGTGCCTGAATAAAACCACTAAG ATGGACGACACTGGCTGTGCCTCCCTTACTATCAGTACGTCAGAGTTTTTCAAGCCAAAATCTGAGCATTTACAagatttattttctgttattgtgAATGTCACTGAGGAGGGAACAG ATGTAGTGATCTCAAAAGCCACAACTGTGGCCATTACATTTGAAGTCGGCAAGGTCAAATTTTTGGACCTCCCAGATTACTATGAACCTGGAGAAGTGATTAGTGGAAAG ATCTCAGTGTGTCACTTCAATGGGACTCCAATCGCGAACAAAGCGGTGTATCTGCTGGATGGTAACAGCTGGCCCAAGAAACTGCTGCTGAATCTGACCACAAACCAGAAAGGAGTGGCCAAGTTCTCCTTAAACACTGTTAAGCTTGCTAAAGCCGCTCTGAATCTGGTG GCAAGTGCAACTCCAGCCATTGTTTATAGTTTCAAGTCAGCATACTTCGCTACAGATACTAGAGCTGTTCAGCTTCTCCAGCTTGGTTCTTCCAGCAACCCAACGATTAGTGAACTGAGTATAGTAAAGCTTGAGCAACCACTTAAGTGTGACGCTGTGGTTCCCATAACCGTGAAGTATGCATTTGTTGGAgaatctggtggctacagtgttGACATCATCTATATG GTCTTATCCAGAGGAGTGATTGTTCTCCATGGATTTAAAAAGATCACCTCAAGGGCTTCTGATACGGTCACAAGTGGCACAGTGTCGTTCCAGCTGTCTGTCAGTGTCGATATGGCTCCAGTAGTGCAGATTCTGGCCTTCTGTGTTCTGCCCAGTGAGAATGTGGTTGCTGCTAGTGCAGCGTTTGACACCGAAATGTGTTTCCAAAACCAG GTGTCTCTGCAGTTTTCTCCCCCTACAGCTGTTCCTGGTGAAGAAAACTCTTTGACTGTGTCTGCTCAAGCAGGATCCCTGTGTGGCCTCAGTGCTGTTGATCAGAGTGTTCGGATCATGGAGCCAGGAAGACGTCTGAGTCCTAAAATG GTGTTTGACTTGCTCCCGATGCAGTCAGTTTACCCATACAGTGTGGAGGATGAACCAGAGTGTATAGGTTTTCAACCCCGTATACGTTTTCGACCCAGTCAATCTATTGTTATAAGTCAAGCCTACACCACCTTCAAG AGCGTGGGAATAAAGATCACAACCAACATTGCTGCATTAGCCCTTCGGTGCCAAGAATATCAATACGGCTTCCCTGAAG CCATCGGAAGGTTTTATGGAGTGGCTCAGGGTCGGGCTTTTGCTCCGGCTCAGGCTCCGGCTCCGGCTGCTATCCCTCTGCAAGCAGAAACTGCTGGAGCCCAGCGCTCTTTTGAAGTGACTGTCAGGACTTACTTTCCAGAAACCTGGATCTGGCAGCTTGCTCAAGTGGA TGAAACTGGATCCACACGAGTACCCCTCAAGGTTCCTGACACCATCACCACATGGGAGACGGAGGCATTCTGTGTGTCCTCCAAAGGCTTTGGCTTGGCTCCTCCTGTTCAGCTGACGGTCTTCCAGCCCTTCTTCCTGGAGCTCTCCCTGCCTTACTCCATCATCCGTGGAGAGTCTTTCGAGCTGAAGGCCACGGTCTTCAACTACCTGTCCAAGTGCATCATG GTTAAAGTGACTCCAGCTTCTTCCTTGGCCTTTACTCTTAAACCACTTAATGAGCCATACTCATCCTGTCTCTGTGCCAATGGGAGAAAGACCTTTAAATGGGTGTTCACGGCTTCTGTACTCG GACCTGTTAATGTGACCGTCAGTGCTTCAGCTGAACAATCCCAGACTCTATGTGGCAGTGAGGTTGTGACTGTGCCAACAAGGGGACGCATTGATGAAGTCACTCAAAGTCTACTTATTCTG CCTGAAGGAGTTGAAAGGACAAACTCCCAGAGTTGGTTACTCTGTCCAAAGG GAAACACCCTTTCTGAAGATGTGCTTCTGACATTTCCAGCAGATGTGGTTCAGGGATCAGCCAGATGTTCGGTTTCAGTCCTTG GGGACATAATGGGTCGTGCCCTGAAGAATCTGGACCAGTTATTAAAGCTGCCATATGGCTGTGGAGAACAGAATATGATTGTTCTTGCTCCTAATATTTACATCCTGCTTTACCTGGAAACCACAGGGCAACTCACAGAAGCCATTCGACAGACTGCCACGGGCTACCTTCACAGTG GATACCAAGGACAACTGAACTACAGGCACAGTGATGGTTCATACAGCACATTTGGTAACGATGAATCGAACACATG GCTGACCACCTTTGTCCTGAGATCTTTTGGTCTGGCGAGGCAGTTTATTTTCATTGATCCACATGTACTGCAGAGTGCAAAGGATTGGTTGATCGGCAAGCAGGGTTCAGATGGCTGCTTCATACAGCAGGGAACTCTGTACCACAATGAAATGAAG GGTGGGGTTGGTGACCGCGTAACGATGACCGCCTACATTACAGCATCACTGCTTGAACTAAGTGTCCCCATCACG GATCCGGTCATCACCAATGCTCGATCTTGCTTGAGGCCCGTCGTTGGGAACCTGGGAAACACTTACGCCACTGCTCTGCTTGCCTACACCTTCAGTCTGGCTGGAGAGACCAGCACTCGAGCACAGCTTTTAACTGCCTTGAACAACGTTGCTATTTCTGAAG GCAACAAGCTCCACTGGTCTCAGACGTCATCTGGTGACACTCTGGCGGTGGAGATCAGCTCTTATGTGCTGCTAGCGGTTCTCTCTGTACAGCCTCTCACGACCACTGATCTGGGGTATGCTAACCGCATTGTCAACTGGCTTGTGGCCCAGCAGAACCCTTATGGAGGCTTTTCCTCCACCCAG GACACTGTGGTGGCTCTTCATGCTCTGTCTCTGTTCGCCGCTGAAGTGTTCAGCCTGGAGGGCTCCAGCACGGTTACTGTACAGCCGTCTGTGGCAGGAGAGGTGTATAAATTTGATGTGAATCAGGACAACAGGCTGCTGTATCAGGAGAAGCCACTAAAGAACATTCCTGGCAGATATAGTGTTGAAGTGAAGGGCTCCAATTGCGTGTCTGTGCAG GTTGCATGTTTCTACAACATCCCAACTCCTATTCTAGTTGCCAGAACACTGAGTGTTGAAGTGAAGGTGACTGGAGACTGCCAAGGAGCCAATATCATGGTGAACATAACTGTGAA ATACAATGGCCCAAAAGCTAGCACTAACATGGTTATAGTGGACATTAAGCTCCTGTCAGGCTTTACTGCTGATACAACACTG CTAGGACCTCTGCCCGACTTGTTTGACCCGATAGTGGAGCGGGTTGATTCTGGCGAGGACCATGTCCTAGTGTATCTGAAAGAG ATTTCCAAAGGTGTCCCTATGACTTACAGTCTGCTGCTGAAACCGATTCTTGTAGTGAAAAATCTCAAGCCAGCTGTCATCCGTGTTTATGACTACTATCAGCCAA GTGATTCATTTGAGACTACCTACATGTCTCCTTGTCCTTGA